From Leptospira meyeri:
AAAGGATCCAAAGTTTTTTTAGGTGTTTCATGACTTTCAATCGTAATCAAACAAAGAAAACGAAAAAAAGCAAAATTCGAAAAACGAACTAAAAAAAGACACCAAAACTACTTTAAAGTTCGTAAAAATCTTTCTAACCAAGGCCTTAGGTTTTGGAATTCCGGTTTTTCATGTTTTAATAACAATCGAAAGTACAAGGATCCATAGAGAATGTCCATACAAACATCAATTTCCTCGTCTGACAAAACTTGAATCTGTTTGGATGTAATGGCAAATCGAAAGAATTGTTTTGCTGCCTCTCTTCTAGGGAGTAAATAATTTTCTAAAATCGATTCCGAAAGTTCGCTGTCTTGTTGTCCAGCACCAATGAGTGTGGAGATCACTCTTCCAAATTTGCCAGAAAATACACCGGAGAGAGCTTCCATTTGTTCTAAGAGGGCTTTCTCAAAAGGAACTTCTTTTGGGAATTCCAAATAGGGTGAAATCATGTGAGTAACTGTGCTCATTGCTAAATTTGCTTTGTTTGGCCATCGTCGGTAGATGGTGGTTTTGGCGACTCCGGTTTCTTGGACAATATCATCTATGGAAAAACCATGATACCCTTTCTTTGCTAACATTTCATATGTTGTTTTTAAGACCAAGGGTTCTAGGTCTTCCGATCTGGGGCGACCCGCAGTTTTCGGAGTCATTTTCTTTTTTAAAGCCATAAACAAATTTTTTTTAAAAAGTATTGACTGTCAACTACATTCCGATACCGATGGTATCGAATAACGATACTATAGGTATCGGAATTCGAGGAGATTAAAATGAAACCAGTTTTGGTATTAGCTACTTTACTATTGGGAAGCGTTGGCTTGTTTGCAAAATCTGCATCACCATCCGGAGAAAAGGTATTAGAAACCTTTTTTAGTGAATTTGGAAAAGGAAATGCGGCAGGTGTATTGAATTGTTTTCACCCACAAACCATCATTACGGCCGTACGTAATGAAAATCGTGGAGAGAATCAATTGTATGGAACTTACAATGGCATTGCCGGTGCAGAGGAATTTTTAAAGAATATGGGTTCCCAGTTGGATACAAAACGTTTCCAAGTGGATCACATTGTTGGTAAAAAAGATTGGGTGTTTGCAAGTGGAAGTTTTTTACATACCATCAAACAAACAGGCAAACCTTTTGAGAGTGAATGGGCGTTGAAGGTGCAAATCAAAGATGGAAAAATTCTTTCTTACCACTTTTATGAAGATAGTGCTTCTTTTGTGGTGGCTTCTAAAAAATAAAAAAATAGTTCCTTAAAACTAAAGTTTAATGCTAACCAACTTTGGGAACAAAAAATCCATCAACGAATTGGGAAATAGATATCCGTAATGCGTTTATCGTCCAGTTTTTCTAGTGGATTCAAATAACATTCCCAAGGTGGTTGGTTTTTTAATTGATAAGATGTTGTTTTAATGTAATCATTCAATATCCATTGATAGATTTTTGGTAAATTATGGTAACTTCCTTGGTACCGAATTTGTAAATACTTCCCTCCAGGTATGGTTTGAGATCCAAATCCATCTGGAATTTGCTTTTGGAAAGATCCTACAGTAATTCCTAAATCGAATCGTATTTTCCCTTTGGGAGAAATTTCAGGATCATCTTGGCTAATGCCAATCCATTTGTGGTTAGAATGATAAGAACTCCATTTTTGAATTAACGATTGTAAAGAGAGAACCTCCTTACTCCCCACTAGTGGTCCTGGAAGTTCTTCATAACTCCCAATATGGCGCACATAAATAATCGAAAAAGAAGATATAGTTTTAATTTGAAAACCAAATTTTGAAATACCATCTGGAATCATTAGGTGGTAGTTTTTCTTTATCGTTTTTTTATTTTGGAATTGTTTTCGGAACTCGGAGGGTGTGGAACCAATCACACGTTTGAAAGCTTTTGAAAAAGCCTCGTGAGATAAAAAACCAGACTCTATCGCTATTTCTAAAATTGGGAAGTTTGTAATTTTTAATTCGTAGGCTGCCTTTTCTAAACGTAACCTGCGGATGTATTCTTTGACGTTTTCTCCTTGGATAGATTTAAATAACCTATGGAAATGCCATTCACTGTAACCTGTAAAAAATGCAATTTGGTTTAAACCAATGCCCTCATCCAATTGTTTTTCCATTTTGTTCCAAACAGGATAGAGGTTGGGTGGTTTTGGCATGGGAGGAACCTTTTTTCTTTCCAGAAGAAAAGTAAAAAAGGTTCCTTCGTTTGTCTTTCTTAATTTTAGTTCGTATTTCTTTCTTGAACAATATCAATCCCAATTCCATTAGGATCGACTAGGGTAAAATGGACATCTCCCCATTCCTCGGTAGTGAGAGTTAGGTCGATGGGTGCATTGTTCTGTTTCATTCTTTCGAATTCTTTTGTTACGTCCTTTGATTCAAAAATAAACCAAATCCCCTTTCCTTGGTAAGAACTTTGGAAATATTGTTTTCTCACCTGCGATTGGTTAGGTTTCATGATTGCCAATTCTACCTCTGGTCGATTTGCCAAACAAAGTAATACAAACCACTCCGATTCAAATTTTGTTTTTAAGCCTAACCATTTTTCATAAAATACTCTTGTTTCTTCTAATTTTTCAGTGATGATTCCCGTTTGGATTTGTTGGAATTCCATATTCTCTCCTTAAGATTATTTTATTTTACTTGAACTGGACATCCATACTGGATCGTTTTTGCGATTTTGAAAAACATTAGTAAAAAATAATAAACAAAAGGTAGGGTAGTTTGATATGCTAAAAATTGGTCCCAAAAGCCATTGTCACAGTATTGTATTCTTTTTCATGAAAGGATAGAAAAATTGATTCTTTTTTTTCTTCTTTGCAAGAAAAAAATTGACCATTCTTTGTTTTAACGGCCGTTTGTTTGGATGAACCAGAACTCTACCCAATTCCCAATACAAATTTTCCTTTCGTTTTTTATGTTTTTATTTTTCGGATGTATTGGAGATTTGTATTATGATACCCGAGATGGTTTGGATGATAGTAAGGTTTCTAGGCATGAGGCCGTAAAAAAATTTAATAGTGCCGTGTTATTGAAACGTTCACTTTGCCCAGGTTCAATCGATTCAACATTGCTCAGTGCCTCTTACTATACAACCAGTTTAAAATCAGGATGTAATGGTTTCTCAACGACAAAAGAATCGCAAGCCACTCTTCGAAGTTGTGGATCTGTATACAGTTACGTTGAAAAAAAAGATTTAACTGTCTGTTTAAGTGAAGTTTTATTTTTTCCGTGCGAATCAATTGTAAAAGCCTCTGGCACAATCGCACCGAACTTTCCTGTTTGTCGTGGTTTGTTTGGCCCAGGTCCAGCTGGAAGTGTCTATATGTAATTTCTTGGTATTCAGAATTCGGTTTCCAATCATTTACTTATATTTTTTTGGGCGCATTGCTTTCGCAACCGGGCTCTACGCTCCAATCTTTGCTTTGCAAAGGATTTCCGCTGCGATCCCTTGCGCTTTCTGGCATTGTATTTTTCCTTCATTTGAAAATGAAAAGGATAGGGGTGTATCAACTACCAACAAATTTATATATTGTTAGAACCATTTTAATGAATATTTCATTTTAAACGGAATCTCTTCTCTCTTGACTGCATTTTTAAATCATCTATCATAAAGGATCTACAGATATAAGAAAAAAAGGTGAAAACAAGATGTGCCCATTTATACACAAACAATTAAAAACATTTTTGTTCTGTTGGGGAATAAGCCTTATTTTTTTCTTTGGATGTAATTCTGTTCAAAATTCCTTTTTCCTCAGAGTCGATAAAGAGTTTTCTACCCAGCCACTCGAAAGAGAGACAGTCCTTAATGAAGCAGACATTCGGCACATGCCATCCCCTGTACGAAAATATTTAAAATACACTGGCGTCATTGGTAAAAATAAAGTTCAAAATGTACGAATTGTTTTTGATGAATTGATGTATAAAAATCCGAAAGCGAAGCCTATGGTTTCTTCGTCTGAGCAATATAACTTTTTTAAGCGTCCTGCACGTCATTTCTATATGAAGGCAAGTATGATGGGAATTCCATTTCGTGTCCTACATTCCTATTCGGAGGAAAGGGCAACAATGTTAGTTCGTGTGGCTTCCCTTTTTAATGCCGTTGATTTAGATAATGACGAACTGTCAATGGCGGAAACTGTTACTGTGTTAAATGATCTTTGTTTATTCGCACCCGCAGCACTCATTGATAAAAGGATCTCTTGGGAAGCAAATGGTCCCTTATCTGCAAAAGTTTTTTTTAAGAATGGGAAGTATCGGGTATCCGCTCTTCTTTTTTTTAATGAAATAGGCGAGTTGGTAGAGTTTGTATCGGATGATCGGTCTGCATTACAAGATGATGGTAGCTTAAGAAAAGCACGCTGGTCCACACCGATAAAAGATTACAAAGAATGGAACGGAGTGAAGGTGCCAACTTACGGGGAAGCCATCTGGAAGTATCCAGAGGGGGACTTTACTTACGGAAAGTTCTTTTTAACTAACATTGAATACAACCTACAGGGTTACAAAAAAATAAACTTGGTTTTTATCTTTTCCAATAGTTAAAATTGAAAATTCTTTAGGTGGAGTTTTATGTAAGATCTTTTCAAAATATTTTAACAAATTTTCATTTTGAAAACAAATTACTTTTTCTCCATAAGTCCCTGTCCAAATCCATCGGTAGTTTCGATTAGCGGCGATTTGAATGTTTTTAGTTCTGGGTGTAGATTCCTAAACACAATACATGAAAATAAAAAACTGAAATGATGAAGAAGGAAAATCAAAACATCCATACTTAAATTGGATATAAAATTCATTTGTTTTTCTTTAAGTCATTGATATGCACATTTAGAATAAAATTGAGAGGTAAAACAATAACAACTAAATACCTTACCTTAAAATAAGGCTGCCATCTGTTGAAGCTAGTCAAACATTGAGAAGGTAGATGGTAACAATTAGTAGGTGGAGTAATAAATTTAAATTTGTTGTAATGTATGTTCTTTGGACACTAAAAATTAACTCTGAATGCCATTGGAAATTTATTCATTCTAGGCGCATTTTATTGAAAATGGTTTTTTTCCCTTTGTATCATTGAAAAATCCTTATTCTGCTTCGTTTTATGGCAATAAATTTTTACCAAAACAAACTATCTGACTTTTTCTGTGAAATTTTTCTAGCAGCATTGACGAGTCCTACGTGGCTATAGGTCTGAGGAAAATTTCCCCATTGATTTCCCGACATAGATTCAATGTCTTCGCTAAAGAGACCAACGTGATTTGCGTGTTCACATACAAAATCAAAAAGTTGTGCGGATTCCTCTATTCGTTCCATACATGCGAGAGCTTCTATATACCAAAATGTACAGACTAAAAATGTTGTTTCTGGTTTACCAAAATCATCTCGGTGAAGGTATCTATACATAAAACCATTTTCCGTTTTTAATGTATTTTCGATTGCCTTGATATGGGATTTTGCCTTTTCCGATTTTGGATCTAAATAACCTAAGGTGATTAATTGTAATAAACTAGCATCTAACTCTTTTTTCCCTTGAGCTTGCGTGTAACAGCCGAGTTTTTCATCGTAACATTTTTCTATATTTGTTTCTGCTTTTTTCATTAAAAGGTCAGATTGTTCGATTAAATCCTGTCGGTCTAATTTTAAGGCAATTTCTTTGGCTGCCTTTGCTCCGATCCAATGAAATAAATACGTATAACAATGTTTTTGTGAAAAGTTTCGAAATTCCCAGAGTCCTGCATCAGGTTCTTCCATAGTCAATTCAATTTGTTCTAAAATATTTTTAACTAATCCTAAGTTATGAAATCTGTTTTTTTCAGGAATACGTTCATCCAGATATAATGGTAGGAGCGACAATAAAATTTGTCCATACGCATCATTTTGTTTATGTGTATAAGCGGAATTCCCAATTCTTACTGGTTTATTACCCAAATAACCTTCCAATTGTAAAATTTGTTCTTCTAAAAGATTTTCTCCAAAAATACTATAGAGTGGTTGGTATCGTCCGTCTTCCGTTGGAGTTAAATTGCTTATATATTGAGAATACATTTCCAATTCTTCAAACTGACCTAAGTTAGTGAGAGCCAATAATGTATAAAAACCATCACGTAACCAGCAGAAACGATAATCCCAATTGCGGCCCGCCATAGGTGCTTCTGGTAAACTAGTTGTAGATGCAGCAATGATCGCTCCTGTCTCTTGGAATTGATGCAGTTTTAGACAAAGTGCAGAACGAATTTGTTGTTTTTGTGCAAAATGGGGAATGGTGCAGTGCTTTACCCAATTTTGCCAATAGTATTTTGTTTTTTTGAATTCTGATTCAATAAAATCGCCTAATAATAGATCGACTGGTATTGTTTCGAATAATGCAAGGTAGATGTTTTGATTTAATAAAAAATAATTTTCTTTCAGAATTTGATTGAGAGATACATTGGAAGTGAAGTGGACTCTGAAATCGTTTGTTTGGTATAGGATTTCCGCAGAATTGATACTTGGTTTTAAATGTTCTTTTCCATACTGGTAAGTCAGGTTTAATTGTATCTTTATCTTTACATCACCGAACAATGGGATGATTTTCCTATATAAATTTCTTTTGTTCTGAAGGGTTCCATCTTGATAGTATCTAGGTGCAAAATCAAGCACAGCAAACGATCCAGTTTCTGTGATAATTTCGGTTCTTAAAATATTGGTATTTTCTAAATATACTTGAGAGGTTGAAATGATTTTGGTATTGGGGATGATTGAAAAATGACCGCAATTTTGGTCTAACAATGAGCCAAAAATGGGAGAACTATCAAAGTTCGGCCAGCAGAGCCAGACAATTTCTGCGTTTGTATTGATATGAGCAATATAACTTCCGTTACCGATAATTCCAAAATCATATTTATGTTTTTTCATTTGAATTTCCTGATATGTGGAAAATTAAATTTTGAATCCAGGTTTGAACCTCAGTAGGGTGATTAAACCTATATTTTGCGCTGGTTTCCGATTTTCCAACTTTGACAGAAATCGCATCATCAGGTAGTTCGCGGAACATATCTTCGTCTGTTGTATCATCTCCAAAAACAAAGACGTTTAACTCCGTATTTGGAAGGATTTGTTTGGCGGCTTTACCTTTTCCGGTTCCGTATTCACGAACTTCAATAATTTTGTTACCTCTTTGAACAAAAAAACCAGTATTAGAAGAGATTTGAGATAACTCATCTAACATTTCTCTTGCGGCATTTAGACCAATATCGGGATCAGCGTTTCGAAAATGCCAAACTATGGAGAATTCCTTTTCTTCTGTGAAAGATCCAGGAACTCTTTTCGTGAATTCGTCTAAATGGTTTTTGATTTGCCCTTTCCAATCTAAATTTGATGTGAAAAGTGAATTCCACTTTGCTCCGTAGGGAGCCCTATGCCAAGCTCCATGTTCGGCCACTAAGTGAATTGGTAAGTTTTGAAATTGAGTTTCTAAGAATTTTCTATCTCTACCGCTGATGATGGCAAGTGAGACAGTGGGAATCATTGTTAATGTTTGGAGAGATAGTATTAATTCTTTATTCGGAACTGCTAAGTGTGGGAGTGATTCAAAAGGAACCAGAGTCCCATCATAGTCGAATATGATAAATATCGGATCATTGTTTTTTGGCAAAAGCAGTGTTGAAGAAGGTGGAATTGATTTTGTTTGGAAGGATAAGTTTTTCTGCGAATGTTCTTCTGTATCTCTGTAAATCTTACCTGCCCACTCTTTTACGGAATTTTCTGATAACCGGTTGATCATAATTTGGTTTCGAAAGTGAATTTCTTTTTTATCCATTTCGATCGCTTCTCGAATTGCATTTGCCATTCCGCTGAGGTCATTCGGGTTTACTAAGATAGCCTCAGGAAGTTCTGCTGAAGCACCAGCCATCTCGCTAAGTACCAGCATGCCACTTTTCTGTGAAACTAAAAATTCTTTTGCCACAAGATTCATCCCATCACGAAAAGGCGTAACTAACATAACGTGAGTATTCTTGTATAAAGGCACTAATTCTTCAAAGGGGAAACCTTTGTATTGGTATAAAATTGGTGTCCAGTCTAACGTGCCAAAAGATCCGTTGATGGCTCCCACTTTTTCATCTATGGCTTTTTTCATAGATTGATAAGAGGAAACATCGGTTCTTGATGGCACTAACACCAAGACAAACTTACATTTTTTTATCCATTGTGGATTTTCTTTTAAAAAGAGCTCAAAAGCATTTAGTCTTTGTAATACGCCTTTTGAGTAGTCCAGTCGATCAACAGAAAGAATTTGTTTTAGATTTTTGTGGTTTTTGTTGATTTCATTTGCAATGGCATCACAATCTTTTGAGTTCGAATATTGAATAAAATTTTCAACGTTGATACCCATTGGGTAAGCACCTGTTTTTGTTAAGTGGTTTTTGTAATAAATGATACCTCTTTCGTTTTCTATTCCTAAACATCTTAATAATGACCTAAGGAAATATTGTGTATAACTTTGGGTGTGAAACCCAATGAGATCTGCCCCTAAAACCCCAGTTAAAATTTTTGTCCGAAACCGTTCAGGTAACAATCGAAAGATTTCAAATGTAGGGAATGGAATATGAAGGAAAAAAGATAAGATTATGTTTGG
This genomic window contains:
- a CDS encoding VOC family protein, with the protein product MEFQQIQTGIITEKLEETRVFYEKWLGLKTKFESEWFVLLCLANRPEVELAIMKPNQSQVRKQYFQSSYQGKGIWFIFESKDVTKEFERMKQNNAPIDLTLTTEEWGDVHFTLVDPNGIGIDIVQERNTN
- a CDS encoding nuclear transport factor 2 family protein, producing the protein MKPVLVLATLLLGSVGLFAKSASPSGEKVLETFFSEFGKGNAAGVLNCFHPQTIITAVRNENRGENQLYGTYNGIAGAEEFLKNMGSQLDTKRFQVDHIVGKKDWVFASGSFLHTIKQTGKPFESEWALKVQIKDGKILSYHFYEDSASFVVASKK
- a CDS encoding glycoside hydrolase family 15 protein codes for the protein MKKHKYDFGIIGNGSYIAHINTNAEIVWLCWPNFDSSPIFGSLLDQNCGHFSIIPNTKIISTSQVYLENTNILRTEIITETGSFAVLDFAPRYYQDGTLQNKRNLYRKIIPLFGDVKIKIQLNLTYQYGKEHLKPSINSAEILYQTNDFRVHFTSNVSLNQILKENYFLLNQNIYLALFETIPVDLLLGDFIESEFKKTKYYWQNWVKHCTIPHFAQKQQIRSALCLKLHQFQETGAIIAASTTSLPEAPMAGRNWDYRFCWLRDGFYTLLALTNLGQFEELEMYSQYISNLTPTEDGRYQPLYSIFGENLLEEQILQLEGYLGNKPVRIGNSAYTHKQNDAYGQILLSLLPLYLDERIPEKNRFHNLGLVKNILEQIELTMEEPDAGLWEFRNFSQKHCYTYLFHWIGAKAAKEIALKLDRQDLIEQSDLLMKKAETNIEKCYDEKLGCYTQAQGKKELDASLLQLITLGYLDPKSEKAKSHIKAIENTLKTENGFMYRYLHRDDFGKPETTFLVCTFWYIEALACMERIEESAQLFDFVCEHANHVGLFSEDIESMSGNQWGNFPQTYSHVGLVNAARKISQKKSDSLFW
- a CDS encoding bifunctional alpha,alpha-trehalose-phosphate synthase (UDP-forming)/trehalose-phosphatase, with protein sequence MRLILVSNRLPVQWDGTPSVGGLATGLSSFLSHWKSLGNEVVWVGWPGKSIQEKEQPTYATQMKEEYGTIPVFLKQKLADSFYNGFCNKTIWPLFHYFTAHCEYSDITFNSYEEANNEFAKTVSEIYEPGDWVWVHDYHLFLLPGMLRNLFPNIILSFFLHIPFPTFEIFRLLPERFRTKILTGVLGADLIGFHTQSYTQYFLRSLLRCLGIENERGIIYYKNHLTKTGAYPMGINVENFIQYSNSKDCDAIANEINKNHKNLKQILSVDRLDYSKGVLQRLNAFELFLKENPQWIKKCKFVLVLVPSRTDVSSYQSMKKAIDEKVGAINGSFGTLDWTPILYQYKGFPFEELVPLYKNTHVMLVTPFRDGMNLVAKEFLVSQKSGMLVLSEMAGASAELPEAILVNPNDLSGMANAIREAIEMDKKEIHFRNQIMINRLSENSVKEWAGKIYRDTEEHSQKNLSFQTKSIPPSSTLLLPKNNDPIFIIFDYDGTLVPFESLPHLAVPNKELILSLQTLTMIPTVSLAIISGRDRKFLETQFQNLPIHLVAEHGAWHRAPYGAKWNSLFTSNLDWKGQIKNHLDEFTKRVPGSFTEEKEFSIVWHFRNADPDIGLNAAREMLDELSQISSNTGFFVQRGNKIIEVREYGTGKGKAAKQILPNTELNVFVFGDDTTDEDMFRELPDDAISVKVGKSETSAKYRFNHPTEVQTWIQNLIFHISGNSNEKT
- a CDS encoding DUF6544 family protein, which gives rise to MCPFIHKQLKTFLFCWGISLIFFFGCNSVQNSFFLRVDKEFSTQPLERETVLNEADIRHMPSPVRKYLKYTGVIGKNKVQNVRIVFDELMYKNPKAKPMVSSSEQYNFFKRPARHFYMKASMMGIPFRVLHSYSEERATMLVRVASLFNAVDLDNDELSMAETVTVLNDLCLFAPAALIDKRISWEANGPLSAKVFFKNGKYRVSALLFFNEIGELVEFVSDDRSALQDDGSLRKARWSTPIKDYKEWNGVKVPTYGEAIWKYPEGDFTYGKFFLTNIEYNLQGYKKINLVFIFSNS
- a CDS encoding AraC family transcriptional regulator → MPKPPNLYPVWNKMEKQLDEGIGLNQIAFFTGYSEWHFHRLFKSIQGENVKEYIRRLRLEKAAYELKITNFPILEIAIESGFLSHEAFSKAFKRVIGSTPSEFRKQFQNKKTIKKNYHLMIPDGISKFGFQIKTISSFSIIYVRHIGSYEELPGPLVGSKEVLSLQSLIQKWSSYHSNHKWIGISQDDPEISPKGKIRFDLGITVGSFQKQIPDGFGSQTIPGGKYLQIRYQGSYHNLPKIYQWILNDYIKTTSYQLKNQPPWECYLNPLEKLDDKRITDIYFPIR
- a CDS encoding TetR/AcrR family transcriptional regulator; the encoded protein is MTPKTAGRPRSEDLEPLVLKTTYEMLAKKGYHGFSIDDIVQETGVAKTTIYRRWPNKANLAMSTVTHMISPYLEFPKEVPFEKALLEQMEALSGVFSGKFGRVISTLIGAGQQDSELSESILENYLLPRREAAKQFFRFAITSKQIQVLSDEEIDVCMDILYGSLYFRLLLKHEKPEFQNLRPWLERFLRTLK